In the Heptranchias perlo isolate sHepPer1 chromosome 4, sHepPer1.hap1, whole genome shotgun sequence genome, TGCTGacgctgggtgcctgaaatgagaaactgttccattccccagtacgAACATCCCTTCACTTGATGAATACAAAAActcactattttttttaaaagaaataattCAGAAACAAAATCCCAAATTTGGCTCAATTTTCACTGGTCCAGGTTCCTCATCCTTGAAAAGAACAAATATGAAAATAGTCAGAGATAGCCATAGGGATCCTTAATCCTCTTAAACCTTTGACACAAGGCTTGATTCAGAGGGTGGGAAAGGATTAGAACTTTCATTGAAAAGACAACAAAACCACCCTGTAATTATCTTCCAAAATGACGACATCGGCTAACTTACCGGAGACTGAGCACCAGCTGTAATGAAGTATTATTATGTTgcttagaatcatcgaatcatacagcacagaaggaggccattcggcccatcgtgcctggactggctctttgaaaggctgatccaattagtcccgctccccaactctttccccataacactgcaaatttttcctttttaagtatttatccaactccctttcgaaagttaccattgcttccaccagccttccaggcagcgcgttccagatcatcataactcacggagtaaaaaaatgtctcctcatctcccccctggccaATTATCTTCAACCTGTGCCCTCTGtacaccgaccctcctgccagtggaagcagtttctgcCTATTTATCAAAATCCCTCAGAATTTTGGAGATTGCTTCTTTTACTTCTTACTGATGGTCATTGCTGTGACCAACATTTCTGTCTAGTGTGAACGTTAATTCTGTCACGATGCAGAAGGAGTTAAAAATCAGCTGCATCCAGAATCAGCCTAACTCGATACAACAATGCAAGGATAACTAGTTGGTTTGGTCGTATAAACAGATAGTTGGAGGGAGGAGCCCTGATTAAGAATTCACTTGGCAGGTGAGAGCATGGACACAGTAACCTCCAACTCCCCCtgtccaacatttacccctcaaatggtcatttatctcattgttgtttgtgggaccttgctgtgcgcaaattggctgccatgtttatctACAAAATGACAGTGACTTCAATtcatttggctgtgaagcactttgggatgtcctgaggatgcgaaaggcgctatataaatgcaagtttgttattTTCTTCAGCATCAGGGATCAGGGAATAAGCCAAGGCCTGTGGGAGGCCGATAAATAACCCAATGCCTCAAAGGAGGTCAGGTGGAGGTCAAACACAGTGCAGTGATTCACACTGTGGTTGGAGAGCCCAGGGTCACTGGGGAAGCCAGGGTATCAGCAGCAGCTGAGCAACAGCAAGAAACACAGGGCAGCGGAAACAATGTAGAAACCTCACGGCAGCAAGCAAGGACCCCCTGAGCATCCAGTAGAGGAGCAGAATCCCAGCAGCAGCAAGCAGGAACCCCCCCGCCCCGAGCATCCAGTAGAGGAGCAGAATCCCAGCAGCAGCAagcagggaccccccccccctgagCATCCAGTAGAGGAGCAGAATCCCAGCAGCAGCAAgcagggaccccccccccgagCATCCAGTAGAGGAGCAGAATCCCAGCAGCAGCAagcagggacccccccccctgaGCATCCAGTAGAGGAGCAGAATCCCAGCAGCAGCAAGCAGGGACCCCCCGAGCATCCAGTAGAGGAGCAGAATCCCAGCAGCAGCAagcagggacccccccccctgaGCATCCAGTAGAGGAGCAGAATCCCAGCAGCAGCAAGCAGGGACCCCCCGAGCATCCAGTAGAGGAGCAGAATCCCAGCAGCAGCAAGCAGGGACCCCCCCCGAGCATCCAGTAGAGGAGCAGAATCCCAGCAGCAGCAAGCAGGGACCCCCTGAGCATCCAGTAGAGGAGCAGAATCCCAGCAGCAGCAAGCAGGGACCCCCCCCCGAGCATCCAGTAGAGGAGCAGAATCCCAGCAGCAGCAAGCAGGGACCCCCTGAGCATCCAGTAGAAGAGCAGAATCCCAGCAGCAGCAAGCAGGGACCCCCTGGGCATCCAGTAGAGAAGCAGAATCCCAGCAGGAGCAAGCAGGAACCCCCCTGAGCATCCAGTGGAGAAGCAGAATCCCAGCAGCAGCAAGCAGGGATCCCCTGAGCATCCAGTAGAGGAGCAGAATCCCAGCAGTAGCAAGCAGGGACCCCCTGAGCATCCAGTAGAGGAGCAGAATCCCAGCAGCAGCAAGCAGGGACCCCCTGGGCATCCAGTAGAGAAGCAGAATCCCAGCAGCAGCAAGCAGGGACCCCCCGAGCATCCAGTAGAGGAGCAGAATCCCAGCAGCAGCAAGCAGGGACCTCCTGAGCATCCAGTAGAGGAGCAGAATCCCAGCAGCAGCAAGCAGGGACCCCCCGAGCATCCAGTAGAGGAGCAGAATCCCAGCAGCAGCAAGCAGGGACCGCCCCGAGCATCCAGTAGAGGAGCAGAATCCCAGCAGCAGCAAGCAGGGACCTCCTGAGCATCCAGTAGAGGAGCAGAATCCCAGCAGCAGCAAGCAGGGACCTCCTGAGTATCCAGTAGAGGAGCAGAATCCCAGCAGCAGCAAGCAGGGACACCCTGAGCATCCAGTAGAGGAGCAGAATCCCAGCAGCAGCAAGCAGGGACCCCCCGAGCATCCAGTAGAGGAGCAGAATCCCAGCAGCAGCAAGCAGGGACCTCCTGAGCATCCAGTAGAGGAGCAGAATCCCAGAAGCAGCAAGCAGGGACACCCTGAGCATCCAGTAGAGGTGCAGAACCCCAGCAGCAGCAAGCAGGGACCTCCTGAGCATCCAGTAGAGGAGCAGAATCCCAGCAGCAACAAGCAGGGACCCCCTGAGCATCCAGTAGAGGAGCAGAATCCCAGCAGCAACAAGCAGGGACCCCCTGAGCATCTAGTAGTTCCCAGCAGCATCAAGAAATGACCCCTGAGCATCCAGTAGCAGAGAAGAATCCCAGCAGCAATGGAGTCCCAGGTGACCCACAGAGGAGCTGAGCCCCGGCAGGAAGGAGTCCAGAAAAGCAAGTGGAAGTGGGGTCCTGGTGGTGGCCAGAGGAAGTGGAACCAAATCCCCACTGTCACCAGCCATACCGGCACTCCATGGCATACACATGCTCTGTCACTCACTCGAACCCCCTCCCAAGCTCTAGCACAGCACAGGAGATATAGGGTGCACAATGAGAGGCAGCATGAGTGATCAAGAGCAGGTGGTGATGGTGACAGAGGAGAAGCAGTGATTAGCCACCCGGAGCGATAGCTGGATCGATGAGGCTGGAGATGGGGATCTCATAGGGCCTATTTTGGAACAAAGGATGGTCTCGGATCAGTCATTTGAGACCAGGCCAAGTAGCAACAGATGGTGGCTCATCTGGACGGGTCCAGTAGCAGGTATGGGCGgccttttacatagaattgcgtgtaatttacagcagagaaacaggccatttgctccaacagatctatgccggtgtttatgctccacacaagcctccttccacattacttcatccaaccctatcagcatatccttctattcctttctccctcatgtccttatccagattccccttaaatgcatcgatgttattcgcctcaactactcctgtggtagcgagttccacattaacCACTCTCTCGGTagagaagtttctgctgaattccttattgcgtttattagtgactatcttatatttataactcctagttttggactccccacaaatggaaacatcttccctacgtctaccctatcgccatcatcatcaccaacatcatcatcatcatcaccaccatcatcctcgtcaccatcatcatcctcatcgacaccatcaccatcatcaccgtcaccataatcatcatcatcatcaccataatcatcatcatcatcatcaccatcatcaccctcatctttatcatcaccatcaccaacactATCATTATCCTTGTCTggcttgaatgttacttgccacttattagcccaagcctggattttggtccaggtcttgctgcatgcgggctcggactgcttcattatctgaggggttgcgaatggaactgaacactgtgcaatcatcaacgaacatccccatttctgactttatgatggagggaaggtcattgatgaagcagctgaagatggttgggcctaggacactgccctgaggaacacctgcagcaatatccaggggctgagatgattggcctccaacaaccactaccatcttcctttgtgctaggtatgactccagccactgacaagttttccccctgattcccattgacttcaattttactagggttccttggtgccacactcggtcaaatgctgccttgatgtcaagggcagtcactctcacctcacctctggaattcagctcttttgtccatgtttggaccaaggctgtaatgaggtctggagccgagtggtcctggtggaacccaaactgagcatcggtgagcaggttattggtgagtaagtgccgcttgatagcactgtcgacgacaccttccatcactttgctgatgattgagagtagactgatggggcggtaattggccggattggatttgtcctgctttttgtggacaggacatacctgggcaattttccacattgttgggtcgacgccagtgttgtagctgtactggaacagcttggctagagacgcagctagttctggagcacaagtcttcagcagggATGTggctggggcccatagcctttgttgtatccagtgcattcagccatttcttgatatcacatggagtgaatcgaattggctgaagactggcttctgtgatggtggggatatcgggaggaggctgagatggatcatccactcggcacttctggctgaagatggttgcaaacgcttcagccttgtcttttgcactcacgtgctggactctgccatcattgaggatggggatgtttgcagagcctcctcctcccgttagttgtttaattgtccaccaccattcacgactggatgtggcaggactgcagagctttgatctgatccgttggttgtggaatcgcttagctctgtctatagcatgttgcttccgctgtttagcatgcatgtagtcctgtgttgtagcttcaccgggttggcacctcatttttaggtacaactggtgctgctcctggcatgctcttctacactcctcatcgaaccagggttgatcccctggcttgttggtaatggtagagtgaggaatatgccgggccataaggttacagattgtgctggaatacaattctgctgctgctgatggcccacagcgcctcatggatgcccagttctgagctgctagatctgttctgaatctatcccatttagcacggtggtagtgccacacaacacgttggatggtgtcctctttGTAGAGACGAGACTTcatcttcacaaggactgtgcggtggtcactcctaccaatactgtcatggacagatgcatttgcgacaggtagattggtgaggacgaggtcaagtaggttattccctcgtgttggttcgctcaccacctgccacaggcccagtctggcagctatgtccttcaggactcggccagctcggtcagtagtggtgctaccgagccactcttggtgatggacgttgaagtcccccacccagagtacattttgtgcccttgctaccctcagtgcttcctccaagtggtgttcaacatggaggaggactgattcatcagctgagggaggacggtaggtggtaatcagctggaggtttccttgcccatgtttgatctgatgccatgagatttcatggtgtccagagtcaatgttgaggactccctgggccactccctcctgactgtatatcactgtactgccacttctggtgggtctgtcctgccggtgggacaggacatacccagggatggtgatggaagagtctgggacattggctgaaaggtatgattctgtgagtatcatgttgcttgactcgtctgtgggacagctctcccaattttggcacaagtccccagatgttagtgaggaggacttttcagggttgactgggtttggtttgcctttgtcgtgtccgatgccaggtggtccgtccggttttattcttattatgacttttttttagcgagatttgcaactgagtggcttgctaggccatttcagagggcaactaagagtcaaccacgttgctgtgggtctggagtcacatataggccagaccgggtaaggacggcaggtttccttccctataggGCACGAGTGAACCAgatggtagtttcatggccattgttactgatactagcttttttttattctagatttttattttaattaatatgaatttaaattccccagctgccgtggcaagatttgaacttatgactctggattattagttcaggcctctagattactagtccagtagcataaccactatgctaccgtacctgatcATCAGCATCATCCTCATCACCATCAtcctcatcaccatcatcatcatcctcattaccATCATCATCGTCACcaccattatcatcatcatcatcatcaccatcatcatccttattaccatcatcatcatcatcctgattaccatcatcatcaccatcatcatcaccaacattatcatcatcatcatcatcaccatcatcatcctcattaccatcatcatcatcaccatcaccatcatcctcATTACCATCATCATAATCATCATCCTCAtcgtcaccatcatcatcatcatcctcattgtcatcatcatcctcatcatcatcaccaccaacatcatcaacatcatcatcatcaaaatcatcatcatcatcatcatcatcctcatcatcatcaccaccaacatcatcaacatcatcatcaaaatCATCATcaaaatcatcatcatcatcatcatcatcctatgaacataagaaataggagcaggagtagaccataaggcccctcgagccttctccgccattcaataagatcttggctgatcttgaacctcaactccactttcccgcccgatccccacatcctttgatttccctagagtccaaaaatctatttagcttagtcctgaatatactcaacgactgagcatccatagtcctctggggtagagaattccaaagattgacaacctTCTGGATGAAGATATTCCTCCTCATATTG is a window encoding:
- the LOC137320393 gene encoding basic salivary proline-rich protein 3-like, translated to MTTSANLPETEHQLGAESQQQQAGTPRASSRGAESQQQQAGTPPEHPVEEQNPSSSKQGPPEHPVEEQNPSSSKQGPPPEHPVEEQNPSSSKQGPPEHPVEEQNPSSSKQGPPGHPRSRIPAAASRDRPEHPVEEQNPSSSKQGPPEHPVEEQNPSSSKQGPPEYPVEEQNPSSSKQGHPEHPVEEQNPSSSKQGPPEHPVEEQNPSSSKQGPPEHPVEEQNPRSSKQGHPEHPVEVQNPSSSKQGPPEHPVEEQNPSSNKQGPPEHPVEEQNPSSNKQGPPEHLVVPSSIKK